The nucleotide sequence GGCCGCGTCGTCGCCGAGGGCACGTCCGACCAGCTCAAGGCGCTCATCGGCGGCGACCGCATCGAGGTCGTCGTGCACGACGCCGCCCAGCTGGGCGCCGCCGCCGCCGTCGTCGCCCGTATCGGCACCGCCGAGCCCGAGCTCGACGCCGACACCCGCCGGGTCAGCGCACCCGTCGCCGATCGCATGGCCGCACTCACCGACACCGTTCGCGAGCTCCAGGCCGCCGGCGTCGTCGCCGAGGACATCGGCCTGCGCCGGCCCACCCTCGACGAAGCCTTCCTGCACCTGACCGGCCATCAGGCCGCCACGAACGAGGAGACCGCCGCATGAGCATCGCACTGCAGCCGACCCCGGCCGTCGTCGCTCCCCCGCCGGCCCGCACACCGCTCGGCCGGCTGCGCTGGGCCGCTGCCGACGGCTGGACGATGACGAAGCGCAACATGGCGCACGTCGTCCGGGCGCCCGAAGAGGTCGTCATCTACTTCAGCCTGCCGATCATGTTCGTGCTGGTCTTCGGCTACGTGTTCGGCAGCGGCATGGGGCTGCCCGGCGGCGGCAACTACCGCGAGTTCCTGCTCCCGGGCGTGTTCGCGATGACCATGCTGTACGGCCTGGGGGCCACCGCCACGGGCATCGCGTTCGACGTCGACCGCGGCGTGGTCGACCGGTTCCGGTCCATGCCGATGGCGCGGTCGGCCCTGGTCGTGGGCCGCAGCGGGGCCGACCTCATCCGCGCCGTCCTGGAGATGACGACGCTGGTGGTGTGCGGCCTGCTGGTCGGCTGGCAGTGGCGCAACGGCATCGGCGACGCCCTCGCCGCGGTCGGGCTGATCCTGCTGCTGCGCTTCGCGATCACCTGGATCGGCATCTACCTCGGCCTGGTCGTGCCGAACCCCGACACCGTCGGCGTCATCGTCTTCCCGGCCGCGTTCCCGCTGACCGCGCTGTCCAACGTGTTCGTCGCGCCGGAGCTGATGCCGGGCTGGCTGGGCGCGGTGTCGGAGTGGAACCCGCTCTCGTCGACGGTGGCCGCGTCGCGCGAGCTGTTCGGCAACCCCGGCCTCGGCGGCGACTCGTGGGCCGCCCAGCACAGCCTGCTGCTGGCGGTCGGCTGGCCGCTGCTCATCCTGGCGATCTTCGTCCCGCTGTCGATCCGCCGGTACCAGAAGCTGAGTCGCTGACGCGGTGGCGAATTCAGCTGTGACACGTGTGACGCACAATTAGCTGAGTCTCATTGCTCCCGGTTAGTCTGCAATCCCACCGACCCGCCCGGAGCCGCCATCCATGCCAGGACGCCACGCCTCGCACCGGCCTGCCGCGCCGTCGCCCTGGCCGCGACGGCTCGGCCTGTCCGTCATGGCCGTCGCGCTGATCGGCGCGGCCGGACTCGGCGTCGCCTCCGTGCTGGACACCGCCGACGGCGAGTGTGACGGGCCGCTGCCGGTCACCGTCGCCGCCGACGCGACCATCACGCCGGTGCTGACGGAGCTGGCCACGACGTACGCCGATACCGACCCCCGCCAGGGTGACCGGTGCATCGAGGTCGACGTCGTCGCCAGCAGCACGGCCGACGCCGTGGCGACGTTCGGCAACGCCGAGGCGCCGGACCTGTGGATCCCGAAGAGCCGCGCGTTCGGCCCGGCGCTCGACGAGGGCCTCGCCGAGCAACTGGCCAACGTCGCCTTGTCGCCGCTGGTCGTCGTCATGCCGGAGGAGGCCGCGGCGGCCGTCGGCGGCGACGAGGCGCAGATCTCCTGGGCCGCGCTGGTGCAGGGCGACGGGCCGGCCGTCATCGCCGACCCCGCCACCAACGACGAGGGCCTGGCCAGCCTGGTCGCCGTCCGCACCGCGCTGGGCGAGGAGGTCGACCGCGACCAGCTGGTCCAGGTGATGACGCAGGTCTCGCAGGCCGCTGTGCCCACCGTCGAGGACGCGTTCGCGGCGGCCGCGGAGTCGCCGGGCGCGTTCACCGCGACCGAGCAGTCCGTCGTCGCGTTCAACCGCGAGACCTCCGGGCCGCGGCTGGCCGCCCTCTATCCGGCCGAGGGCACGTTCGGGTTCGACTACCCGGCACTCGCGGTGACCGGCGCCGAGGACGACGCCGCCGCGCGGTCGGCGGCCGCCGCGTTCGTCACGTACCTCGGGTCGGCGGAGGCGCAGGAGACGATCCGCGAGGCCGGCTTCCGCAGCCCCGACGGCACCGCCGCGGCCGACGCCGGGGTGGTCGACGGCATTCGCCCGGCGATGCCTGAGCTGCTGCCCGCCCCCGACCCCGCCCTGGTCACCGAGCTGTCCCGGCAGTGGGCGGCGCTCGCGCTGGACATGCGCATGCTCGCCGTCATCGACGTGTCCGGGTCGATGAACGAGCAGGTCGACGGCGGCGCCACCCGCATGGAGCTGACCCGCGACGCCGCGCTCGAGGCGCTGAGCCTGTTCCCGCCGGACGCCTCGGTCGGGCTGTGGGCGTTCTCGATCCTGCAGGACCCGCCCAACGACTACGTCCAGCTGGTCGACGTCGGGCCCATGAACGAGCAGCTCGAGGACGGCACGCCGCGGCAGGAGGCGCTGGTCGCAGCCGTCGAGTCGCTGCCGTCCATCGCCGACGGCGGCACCGGCCTCTACGACACCGCGCTGGCGGCGTTCCAGGAGATGCGCAGCAGCTACCAGGCCGGCATGGTCAACTCGGTGGTGCTGCTCACCGACGGCCGCAACGAGGACGACCCCGACGGCATCGACCTCGAGACGCTGCTCACCCAGCTCACTGCGCAGTTCGACCCGGCCGCGCCGGTGCCGATCATCACCATCGGCATGGGGCCGGAGGCGGACATGGAGGCGCTGCAGCAGATCTCCGCCGCCACCGGCACGAACGCGTACCACGCCGAGGACCCCAGCGACATCCAGAGCGTGTTCATCCAGGCCATGATCGAACGGCAGTGCCGCCCGAACTGCTGACGCACCTGTGGCGCGCCTGTCCGGTTTCGGCCCCGCCGAACTCTATGATCATGGGTCGATGGGCGCCCGAGGGAGGTGGCACCGGTGAACAACCTGTCCTGGCCGGCCACCATCCTCATCGGCATCCTGCTCGGCCTCATCGCGGTCGCGGCGGGGAACGGCGAGACGCGCGGTGACGACCCGACGGCGAGCCCGTCGGAGTCGCCGTCCGCCTCGCCCGGCGCCGGTGGCGGATCGGGGTCGGACGACTCCGGCGGCGGGTCCGGGTCCGGGGGCGACTCAGGCTCCGGCTCGGGTTCCGGTGACAGCGACGGCGGCGACAGCGACGGAGAGACCAACCCGGACACCGGCGGCGACGCCGAGGACTACACCGTCACGCTCACCTTCGACGACGGCCCGCACCCGGTCTACACGCCGCAGGTGCTGGACCTGCTCGAGAAGCACGACGCCATCGCCGTCTTCTGCATGGTCGGCCAGCGGGTCCGCGAGCACCCCGAGGTCGTCCGCCAGGTCGTCGACGCCGGGCACGCGCTGTGCAACCACACCGACACCCACGACGAGCAGCTGTCCGCGCGCACCCGCGAGCAGATCGAGCAGCAGATCGACGAGACCGACGAGGCCCTCGACGACGCCGTCGGCGGCGACACCGAGGTGCGCTGGTTCCGCCAGCCCGGCAC is from Jiangella alkaliphila and encodes:
- a CDS encoding ABC transporter permease, whose product is MSIALQPTPAVVAPPPARTPLGRLRWAAADGWTMTKRNMAHVVRAPEEVVIYFSLPIMFVLVFGYVFGSGMGLPGGGNYREFLLPGVFAMTMLYGLGATATGIAFDVDRGVVDRFRSMPMARSALVVGRSGADLIRAVLEMTTLVVCGLLVGWQWRNGIGDALAAVGLILLLRFAITWIGIYLGLVVPNPDTVGVIVFPAAFPLTALSNVFVAPELMPGWLGAVSEWNPLSSTVAASRELFGNPGLGGDSWAAQHSLLLAVGWPLLILAIFVPLSIRRYQKLSR
- a CDS encoding substrate-binding and VWA domain-containing protein; translated protein: MPGRHASHRPAAPSPWPRRLGLSVMAVALIGAAGLGVASVLDTADGECDGPLPVTVAADATITPVLTELATTYADTDPRQGDRCIEVDVVASSTADAVATFGNAEAPDLWIPKSRAFGPALDEGLAEQLANVALSPLVVVMPEEAAAAVGGDEAQISWAALVQGDGPAVIADPATNDEGLASLVAVRTALGEEVDRDQLVQVMTQVSQAAVPTVEDAFAAAAESPGAFTATEQSVVAFNRETSGPRLAALYPAEGTFGFDYPALAVTGAEDDAAARSAAAAFVTYLGSAEAQETIREAGFRSPDGTAAADAGVVDGIRPAMPELLPAPDPALVTELSRQWAALALDMRMLAVIDVSGSMNEQVDGGATRMELTRDAALEALSLFPPDASVGLWAFSILQDPPNDYVQLVDVGPMNEQLEDGTPRQEALVAAVESLPSIADGGTGLYDTALAAFQEMRSSYQAGMVNSVVLLTDGRNEDDPDGIDLETLLTQLTAQFDPAAPVPIITIGMGPEADMEALQQISAATGTNAYHAEDPSDIQSVFIQAMIERQCRPNC
- a CDS encoding polysaccharide deacetylase family protein, with the translated sequence MNNLSWPATILIGILLGLIAVAAGNGETRGDDPTASPSESPSASPGAGGGSGSDDSGGGSGSGGDSGSGSGSGDSDGGDSDGETNPDTGGDAEDYTVTLTFDDGPHPVYTPQVLDLLEKHDAIAVFCMVGQRVREHPEVVRQVVDAGHALCNHTDTHDEQLSARTREQIEQQIDETDEALDDAVGGDTEVRWFRQPGTYVEPQLAPILDERDLEPLDWTLDPRDWSRPGATSIVQDVLGHVEPGSVILLHDGGGDRSQTVAALDQILTGLDAAGYRYVLPGDS